The Amycolatopsis japonica nucleotide sequence AGATCCGGGAAGAGACGCAGCGGATGAGCGTGCTCGTCGACGACCTCCTGCTCCTCGCGCGCCTCGACGCGCCGGAGAGCGAACCACCCTTGCGACTGGTCGACGTCGACCTCGCCGAGCTGGTCACCGACGCGGGGGAGGCCTTCGCGGCCGGACGCCCAGAGCATCCGCTGAGCGTCGGCGCGTTACCGGAAGGTGTTGTCCTGCAAGCGGATCCGGTGCGCCTGCGGCAGGTGCTCGACAATCTGCTCGCCAACGCCGCGGTGCACACGCCGCCCGGGACCGCGGTGACGTTGTCGGCCGCGGCGTCGGGTTCGGAGGTCGTCCTGCGGGTGAGCGACGCCGGGCCCGGGATCCCGCCGGAAGCACGGGAACGGATTTTCGACCGGTTCTACCGGGTCGACACCGCCCGCACGCGCGGCAACGGCGGGACGGGACTCGGGCTTTCGGTGGTGCTCTCGCTGGTTTCGGCGCACGGCGGGACGATCGAGGTCGAGAGCGTGCCGGGGGCGACGACGTTCACCGTGCGGCTGCCGCGCCACCGCTCGTGACCCCGGTTCGGAACAGAGCCGCGCCCCTGGGAAAGCCTGGTCGAAGGTAAGTCCGTGAAGGCCTCCTTGAGGGACCCAGGGTCCCTCAAGGAGGCCTTCACGGACTGGCGAGTCGCCATATTCGCCCCACCTGCATCAGCAGTCACAGGAGATGCGCGTGAAGGCCTCCCCGAGTACATGAAGGCCCCCTTCAGTGCGTCTAGCGCAAGGAAGGGGGCCTTCATGTACTCGGGGAAGTGACCAAGAGCGGCGCGCGACTACCCGACCCGCCGCTTCACGTGATCCGGCACCGTCCACTCACCGACCAGGTCCACCGACGGCTCCGGTTCCCCGAACACGGTCCGCACCGGCAGCACCCCCGCCCACGCGAGATCGTCCGCGACCTCGTCCTCGGGATCGTCGGGACCTTCGCCGCGCATCTTCACCGACGCCTCGGTGAGGTCCAGTTCCAGCACCGAAACGGACGCGAACTCCTTCGCGTTGATGTCCCGCGCGTGTTCCCACGAACCGGGCGCGAGGTGGTCGGTCAGCACGTGGAGGCCGTGCATCTTCCGGTCGCGATCGGTGACCGCGGCGGCCTTCCCCAGGATCACCGCGCTGCGGTAGTTCATCGAGTGGTTGTTGATCGAGCGCGCGTAGACGATGCCGTCGAGCAGGGTCACCGTGACGCAGACCTCGACGCCGTCGGAGTCGCGCATACTCCTCGCCCCGGTCGATCCGTGCAGGTAGAGCGTGTTCCCGTCGCGGCCGTAGCCGGTCGGGATGACCAGCGGGACGCCGTCGCGCACGACGCCCAGATGGCAGATCAGGCCTTCGTCGAGCACCGCGTACAGCGCCGAGCGGTCGGTGAGCGCGCGGTTCTTCTTGCGGCCGAGGGTGGTCCGGTCGGTGGGAGAGAGCGGGGTGGACATGCGACCAGTCTCACCCACGAGAGTGGCCTGTAATAATGTCCAATTCTCCTATACTTGAGAAGTCCACTTCAGGAGTACGCCATGTCCGACACCGCCCTGCCGGTCAGTCTCGACCGCGATTCGGCCGTCCCGCTCGCGGTCCAGCTGGCCGACGCGTTGCGCGCGGCCGCGGGCGACGGGCATCTGCGCGGCGGGGACAGGCTGCCGTCGACCAGGGCGCTCGCGAGCCGTCTCGGCGTCAGCCGCACGGTGACGTCGGCCGCGTACGAGCAGCTCCACGCGGAAGGCTGGATCGCGGGCCGTCACGGCTCCGGCACGTATGTCACCACCACACCGCCCGCGGACCGGCCGTCGAAGGGGCCCGCTCCCGGAACACCCGCCGCGCCGCCCACGCTGGTCGACCTCACCCCGGGTGTCCCGTGGGCCGACGGCGTCGAGAAGGCCGCTTGGCGCCGCGCGTGGCGGGCCGCCGCCGATCCGCGCCCGACCTACCGCGAGGACCGGGCCGGGCTGCGCGCGTACCGGGACGCCGTGTCCGAACATCTGCTGCGCCACCGCGGTCTCGCGGCCGGAACGGTGCTCGCGACCGGCGGCACGACGGCCGCGGTGATCGAACTCGCGGGCGCGATGCTCTCGCGCGGTGACCGCGTCGCGATCGAAGAGCCGGGGTATCAGCGGGCCGTGCAGGCGTTCCGCCGGGCGGGGATGGAGGTCGTGCCCGTCCCGGTCGACGAAGAGGGCCTGCGCCCGGACGCCGTCCCCGCCGACGTGCGCGCGGTGTACTGCTCGCCCGCGCATCAGTATCCGCTCGGCAGCCGGATGAGCGCGTCGCGCCGCGTCGACCTGGTCGAGCTCGCCCGTGCCCAAGGCATGCTGGTGATCGAGGACGACTACGACGGCGAGCTGCGGTTCGACGTCGCGCCGCTGCCGCTGCTGGCCGCGCTCGCGCCCGACGTCGTCGCGCATCTCGGGACCACCAGCAAGATCCTCACCCCGGCGCTGGGCGCGGGCTGGATGGTCGCGCCCGCCCCGGTCGCGGCCGCGGTGCTGGAGTACCGCGAGGCGACCGGAACGCGGCCGTCGCCCGCGGGGCAGCGGGTACTCGCCGAACTGGCGCGGCACGGCGATCTCGGCAGGCATCTGCGGAAACTCCGGCGGGAACTGTCGGAGCGCCGGTCCCTGGTGTCGGCCGCGCTGACGTCCGCGGGGATACCGGTGCTCGGCGACGACGCGGGCGCGCATCTGGTCGTCCCTTGTGGATCCGCGGCGGAGGAGGCGGCGCGGATGGCGGCGGCGGAACGCGCCGGGATCCGGCTCGACGGGCTGGCCCGGCATTTCGCCGGGACGCCGACGGTGTTCGGGAACCTCATCGGTTACGCGGGCTGCTCGCGCGAGGCGCTCCACACCGCGCTCAAACCGCTGATCGCCGTGCTCGGTTGACCTCGACCAAGCTGGAGGTCATAGCTTGCGTTCATGCGTGAGATCAGAGTGTCCCGGTTCGGCGATCCCGGCGTCCTCGAGCAGGTCGAAGTGCCCACTCCCGAGCCCGGCGAGGGGGAGCTCCGAGTCGCGGTGAAGGCGGCCGGGGTCGGCTGGCTCGACGCCCTCATCCGGCGAGGTGACGGTCCCGACGTGTTCGCCGTCGAGCCGCCGTACGTCCCGGGCGGGTCGGTGGCGGGCACCGTCGACGCGGTGGGCGACGGCGTCGACGAGGACTGGCTGGGCAAGGCGGTCCTCACCCACGCGCCGGGCGGTTACGGCGGGGGATACGCGGACACGGTCGTCGCGCTGCCGGACGACACCTTCCCGATCCCGGAGAAGCTGGATCCCCGGCACGCGGTGGCCCTGTTCGACGACGGCAGTACCGCGCTGGCGTTGCTGGAGAAGACCCCGGTCGCCGCCGGCGAGCGAATCCTGGTGATGCCGGGGGTGGGCGGGCTCGGCAGTGTGCTGGTGCAGCTCGCCCGCGCCGCGGGCGCGACGGTCGTCGCGGCGGTCCGAGGCGAGGAAAAGGCGGCGATCGCGCGGAAACTGGGTGCCGAGCCGGCCGACTACTCGGCGGCGGACTGGACGGGGGAGGTCCTCGCCCGCACGGGAGGCCACCGGCTGGACGTGGTCTTCGACGGCGTCGGAGGTGAACTGGGCGCCGCCTCTTTGGCCTTGCTGGGCAACGGCGGCCGCTTCTCCGGCTACGGCATGTCCAGCGGGGCGGAGACCGTGATCGGTGACGCCGACCGTGCCCGGCTGTCCGTTGTGGACATGGCGCAGCTGGTCGGGTTCTGGCCCGACAACGCGCGCCGGGTGCGGGAGATCCTGCGGCGGGCGGCCGAAGGAACGGTGACCC carries:
- a CDS encoding pyridoxamine 5'-phosphate oxidase family protein codes for the protein MSTPLSPTDRTTLGRKKNRALTDRSALYAVLDEGLICHLGVVRDGVPLVIPTGYGRDGNTLYLHGSTGARSMRDSDGVEVCVTVTLLDGIVYARSINNHSMNYRSAVILGKAAAVTDRDRKMHGLHVLTDHLAPGSWEHARDINAKEFASVSVLELDLTEASVKMRGEGPDDPEDEVADDLAWAGVLPVRTVFGEPEPSVDLVGEWTVPDHVKRRVG
- a CDS encoding zinc-binding dehydrogenase, producing the protein MREIRVSRFGDPGVLEQVEVPTPEPGEGELRVAVKAAGVGWLDALIRRGDGPDVFAVEPPYVPGGSVAGTVDAVGDGVDEDWLGKAVLTHAPGGYGGGYADTVVALPDDTFPIPEKLDPRHAVALFDDGSTALALLEKTPVAAGERILVMPGVGGLGSVLVQLARAAGATVVAAVRGEEKAAIARKLGAEPADYSAADWTGEVLARTGGHRLDVVFDGVGGELGAASLALLGNGGRFSGYGMSSGAETVIGDADRARLSVVDMAQLVGFWPDNARRVREILRRAAEGTVTPVIGRTYPLAEASAAHSDIEARRYTGKSLLLP
- the pdxR gene encoding MocR-like pyridoxine biosynthesis transcription factor PdxR, which translates into the protein MSDTALPVSLDRDSAVPLAVQLADALRAAAGDGHLRGGDRLPSTRALASRLGVSRTVTSAAYEQLHAEGWIAGRHGSGTYVTTTPPADRPSKGPAPGTPAAPPTLVDLTPGVPWADGVEKAAWRRAWRAAADPRPTYREDRAGLRAYRDAVSEHLLRHRGLAAGTVLATGGTTAAVIELAGAMLSRGDRVAIEEPGYQRAVQAFRRAGMEVVPVPVDEEGLRPDAVPADVRAVYCSPAHQYPLGSRMSASRRVDLVELARAQGMLVIEDDYDGELRFDVAPLPLLAALAPDVVAHLGTTSKILTPALGAGWMVAPAPVAAAVLEYREATGTRPSPAGQRVLAELARHGDLGRHLRKLRRELSERRSLVSAALTSAGIPVLGDDAGAHLVVPCGSAAEEAARMAAAERAGIRLDGLARHFAGTPTVFGNLIGYAGCSREALHTALKPLIAVLG